The proteins below are encoded in one region of Metallibacterium scheffleri:
- a CDS encoding response regulator, with protein sequence MIRLLLVDDHELVRTGFKLILGQQSDMQVVGEAASAEEGLHLIRSLAPDVALVDVHMPGMSGIELTERVIRAQLSTRIVVLTVINDARFPRRLLEAGALGYLTKGCAANELLTAIRQVADGRRYLAPDVAQQLALATLDGEGSPFEQLSAREMEVAMMLVRGKPIFVIAEQLHLSPKTVSTYKQRLMNKLEVENLIALAHLMEAHSLIEPRAGASSPK encoded by the coding sequence ATGATCCGCCTGTTGCTCGTGGACGATCACGAACTGGTGCGCACCGGTTTCAAGCTCATTCTCGGTCAGCAATCCGACATGCAGGTCGTCGGTGAAGCAGCCAGCGCCGAGGAGGGGCTGCACCTGATCCGCTCGCTCGCCCCCGATGTCGCACTGGTGGATGTGCACATGCCCGGCATGAGCGGCATCGAGCTGACCGAGCGCGTGATCCGCGCGCAACTGTCCACGCGCATCGTGGTGTTGACCGTGATCAATGACGCGCGTTTCCCGCGCCGCCTGCTGGAAGCTGGCGCGCTGGGTTATCTGACCAAGGGGTGCGCCGCCAATGAATTGCTGACTGCGATTCGTCAGGTTGCCGACGGACGCCGCTATCTGGCACCGGACGTCGCGCAGCAGCTCGCACTGGCCACGCTTGATGGCGAGGGTTCGCCGTTCGAGCAACTGTCCGCGCGCGAAATGGAAGTGGCGATGATGCTGGTGCGCGGCAAGCCCATTTTCGTGATTGCCGAGCAATTGCACCTGAGCCCCAAGACCGTCTCCACTTACAAACAGCGGTTGATGAACAAGCTGGAGGTGGAAAACCTGATCGCGCTGGCGCACCTGATGGAAGCGCACAGCCTGATCGAACCGCGCGCAGGCGCGAGCTCGCCCAAGTAG